The Paenibacillus tianjinensis genome has a window encoding:
- a CDS encoding dihydroorotate dehydrogenase electron transfer subunit, whose protein sequence is MATVISNERLVNGVYHLRVEGDYGGTMGQFYMLRAWGAYPLLSRPLSIHQVNDDGVEFLYHVVGEGTEIFAELTPGDQIQLEGPFGNGFPAVEGKVALIGGGIGIAPLYYCAKELQGSDIYLGFSREAFRTEAFRPLAAELTVDVGGLILDRVDFTSYDHIFVCGPHPMLKAAQLKGIAAETTGKRPKVYLSLENRMACGIGACLVCSVSCRDGQRKACADGPVFLAEEVLFHD, encoded by the coding sequence GTGGCGACGGTAATAAGTAACGAGCGGCTGGTTAACGGAGTGTACCACCTTCGGGTTGAAGGGGATTACGGCGGAACAATGGGTCAGTTCTACATGTTGCGGGCATGGGGGGCCTATCCGCTGCTGTCCAGACCGCTCAGCATACATCAAGTGAACGATGATGGGGTCGAATTTCTATATCATGTGGTAGGAGAAGGTACTGAAATTTTTGCGGAATTGACTCCGGGTGACCAGATTCAGCTGGAAGGGCCGTTTGGCAATGGTTTTCCGGCTGTAGAAGGTAAAGTCGCCTTAATCGGCGGCGGAATCGGCATCGCCCCGCTCTATTATTGCGCCAAAGAGCTTCAAGGCAGTGATATCTATCTTGGTTTCAGCCGGGAAGCCTTCCGTACGGAGGCCTTCCGTCCATTGGCCGCTGAGCTTACGGTGGACGTTGGCGGGCTGATTCTGGATCGTGTGGATTTCACCAGTTATGATCACATCTTCGTTTGTGGTCCACATCCTATGCTGAAAGCTGCGCAATTGAAGGGGATTGCTGCCGAAACTACCGGCAAACGTCCTAAAGTGTATCTCTCCCTGGAGAACCGGATGGCCTGCGGAATCGGCGCTTGCCTAGTATGCAGTGTATCCTGCCGTGACGGACAGCGCAAAGCCTGCGCAGATGGACCTGTGTTCCTGGCAGAGGAGGTGCTTTTCCATGATTAA
- a CDS encoding helix-turn-helix domain-containing protein has translation MPAKKGQKFKHYPESVKVEAVRLFMEEGWCCRKITEHLDINDRKRVSVWVRKYRAKGKDSFQDRRGDPHRSETEQERELRRLQLEVDVLKKWLQILNREG, from the coding sequence ATGCCAGCTAAGAAAGGTCAGAAGTTTAAGCATTATCCTGAGTCTGTGAAAGTAGAAGCTGTTCGACTGTTTATGGAGGAAGGATGGTGCTGCAGAAAGATTACAGAACACCTGGATATTAATGACAGGAAGCGTGTCAGTGTCTGGGTGAGGAAGTATCGGGCAAAGGGAAAAGACTCTTTTCAGGATAGACGTGGAGATCCGCACAGGTCTGAAACAGAGCAAGAGCGAGAACTACGTCGTTTACAGTTGGAGGTAGACGTTCTAAAAAAGTGGTTACAAATCTTGAATCGGGAGGGTTGA
- a CDS encoding DUF350 domain-containing protein produces the protein MDFHTLVSMVVWTVSGAVLLFVLMFVDSLFTRYNDLEELKAGNMAVTTRFVLKLVAQGYILSSSIAASSRLGDALVVSIVSFWMLFILEKSVELLLGKWATIDLDHGTRLGKIGYGLLAGSLHVTGALIIAAFIRG, from the coding sequence ATGGATTTCCATACTCTGGTGTCCATGGTTGTGTGGACGGTGAGCGGCGCAGTGCTGCTTTTTGTGCTGATGTTCGTGGATTCGCTGTTTACCCGTTATAACGATCTGGAGGAATTGAAAGCAGGCAATATGGCGGTGACCACCCGGTTTGTGCTGAAACTCGTGGCGCAAGGCTATATATTATCGTCCTCTATTGCCGCATCGAGCCGTTTGGGAGATGCACTTGTGGTCTCCATAGTCTCCTTCTGGATGCTGTTTATCCTCGAAAAGTCTGTAGAGCTGCTGCTTGGCAAATGGGCCACCATTGACCTTGACCATGGAACCCGGCTGGGCAAAATAGGCTACGGGCTGCTGGCAGGCTCGCTGCATGTAACAGGTGCTCTAATTATCGCTGCTTTCATCCGCGGGTAG
- a CDS encoding 3D domain-containing protein yields the protein MKIRFSAITAFAAAIGISALLQAAPAQADSVHTAGAGTTYYTLSNYYGISMNKIMNANPGVSATNIYPGLNLTIPGITSPKLVAQASAASKASIITAAGLTVEAATNTVQAWGKEFSYDKVLQVKASAYSSAASENGEWGAVDYFGNPLKLGTIAVDPSVIPLGTKVLVTGHSHPGLPKQAFLATATDMGSAIKGNRIDIFIPGSQSSVAEFGFQYVNLYIIE from the coding sequence ATGAAAATCAGATTCAGCGCCATAACCGCATTTGCTGCGGCCATCGGGATCAGTGCGCTGCTGCAGGCAGCACCCGCCCAGGCTGATAGCGTACATACCGCAGGAGCAGGTACAACCTATTATACTCTATCCAACTATTATGGCATAAGCATGAACAAAATTATGAACGCCAACCCGGGGGTTTCCGCCACAAATATTTATCCGGGTCTTAACCTGACCATCCCTGGCATCACTTCGCCGAAATTGGTTGCCCAGGCATCTGCAGCGTCCAAAGCTTCCATTATCACAGCGGCAGGGTTGACTGTGGAAGCGGCAACAAATACAGTCCAGGCTTGGGGTAAGGAATTCAGCTATGATAAAGTGCTGCAGGTCAAAGCTTCCGCTTATTCCTCTGCAGCCAGCGAGAACGGTGAATGGGGTGCTGTCGATTATTTCGGCAATCCGCTGAAGCTCGGCACTATTGCTGTTGATCCTAGCGTGATCCCGCTCGGCACCAAAGTGCTGGTTACCGGACATTCTCACCCGGGTCTGCCAAAGCAGGCGTTTCTTGCTACTGCTACAGACATGGGAAGCGCAATTAAAGGCAACCGGATTGATATCTTTATCCCCGGCAGCCAGAGCTCGGTAGCGGAGTTTGGATTCCAATATGTGAATCTGTATATTATTGAATAA
- a CDS encoding dihydroorotate dehydrogenase, translating into MPNTSATIAGVHFKNPIVMASGTFGFGKEYGKLYDVSLLGGISGKGLTLHAKAGNPGVRVYETASGMLNSVGLENPGIEAFLAKELPYWETLDTARIVNLGGNTLPDYVQGAELIQRDADQRALAGKPAVDMIELNISCPNVKEGGIAFGVKTPAAQEVVRAVRAATKLPLAVKLSPNAEDIAEMAEMCEAEGADAVSLINTISGMKIDVRRRSSVFNNLYAGLSGPAIKPVALRMVHQVAHRVSIPVIGMGGITSATDIIEFIMAGATVIQVGTYNFMNLRAGSSLVEELQQFMHDENISSLDEIRGIV; encoded by the coding sequence ATGCCTAATACCTCGGCAACTATTGCCGGTGTTCATTTTAAGAATCCGATTGTTATGGCTTCAGGCACGTTCGGCTTCGGCAAAGAATATGGCAAGCTCTATGATGTTTCACTGCTGGGCGGAATCTCCGGCAAAGGGCTGACTCTCCATGCCAAAGCCGGAAACCCTGGTGTCCGCGTGTATGAGACAGCTTCCGGCATGCTGAACAGTGTCGGCCTGGAAAATCCGGGAATTGAAGCGTTTTTGGCCAAAGAGCTTCCTTATTGGGAGACGCTGGATACGGCCCGGATCGTGAATCTTGGCGGGAATACACTGCCGGATTATGTGCAGGGTGCTGAGCTGATTCAGCGTGATGCCGACCAGCGCGCCCTTGCGGGTAAGCCTGCGGTCGATATGATTGAACTTAATATTTCCTGTCCTAACGTTAAGGAGGGCGGTATCGCCTTTGGTGTGAAGACTCCAGCCGCACAGGAGGTTGTCCGCGCTGTAAGAGCCGCTACGAAGCTGCCCCTGGCAGTGAAGCTGTCACCGAATGCGGAAGACATCGCGGAGATGGCTGAAATGTGTGAAGCAGAAGGCGCGGATGCCGTATCGCTGATTAATACCATCTCCGGGATGAAGATCGATGTGCGCCGCCGCAGCAGCGTGTTCAATAATTTGTACGCAGGCTTGTCCGGCCCGGCGATCAAACCGGTTGCTCTGCGCATGGTGCATCAAGTGGCACACCGTGTATCAATTCCCGTGATTGGCATGGGCGGTATTACTTCCGCTACAGATATCATTGAATTTATTATGGCCGGAGCTACGGTGATCCAAGTGGGAACCTATAACTTCATGAATCTGCGTGCAGGAAGCTCGTTAGTGGAAGAACTGCAGCAGTTCATGCATGATGAGAATATCTCGTCACTGGACGAAATTCGCGGAATTGTTTAA
- a CDS encoding PspA/IM30 family protein, producing the protein MSIFKRLRDLTMSNVNAIIDKAEDPVKMTDQYIRDMTEDLEDAEKAVAAQIAIEKKFKQLYEEQEALVAKRNQQAHTAAQAGNADLARRALEEKKAAEVKLVEYKTSFDQNKASADNLRAKLEEMRKQLTQMKNKRETLVARYNAAKAQTEINKAMSGFSSDSASAGLKRMEDKMLQAEAQAEASNEMSSGNKSLDDEFESLNKDKAVEDELAALMKQYEKQ; encoded by the coding sequence ATGTCTATATTTAAACGATTGCGTGATCTAACCATGTCTAACGTCAATGCGATAATTGACAAAGCAGAAGATCCAGTGAAGATGACTGACCAGTACATCCGGGATATGACCGAAGATCTGGAGGATGCCGAAAAAGCGGTTGCCGCCCAAATCGCCATTGAGAAGAAATTCAAGCAGCTGTACGAAGAACAGGAAGCACTGGTAGCCAAGCGTAACCAGCAGGCCCATACCGCTGCTCAGGCAGGTAATGCCGATCTGGCCCGCCGCGCGCTGGAAGAGAAGAAAGCCGCAGAGGTCAAGCTTGTTGAATATAAGACGAGCTTCGATCAGAACAAAGCATCCGCTGACAACCTGCGCGCCAAGCTGGAGGAAATGCGTAAACAGCTCACGCAGATGAAGAACAAGCGTGAAACTCTGGTAGCCCGTTACAATGCAGCTAAGGCGCAAACCGAGATTAACAAAGCGATGAGCGGCTTCAGCTCCGATTCTGCTTCTGCCGGATTGAAACGGATGGAAGACAAGATGCTTCAAGCCGAAGCGCAAGCCGAAGCCAGCAACGAAATGAGCTCCGGCAACAAATCGCTGGACGATGAATTCGAGAGCCTTAACAAGGATAAGGCAGTAGAAGACGAGCTGGCTGCCTTGATGAAGCAGTACGAGAAACAATAA
- a CDS encoding polysaccharide deacetylase family protein, which produces MKHLLMNRKLFILAGLFFVLFSPAAYPGPASASIPAIQETSGYERQQGVEKDDPQAKPANASTQAAARRNKRNKSLTLNQLLKKYPETILTQGPRNRMIALTFDDVPDPRFTPQLLDVLRKYHVKATFFVVGSRAEKHPALIARIVREGHVIGNHSYNHPEFGKIGMNEFRTQIIRTENIISALAGYKPRLIRPPYGDISESQLKWAKARGYKLVNWNVDSLDWRSLPKAQVRNNIVAHAGKGAIILQHGGGGRGSNLQGTIQALPEVITIMRKRGYTFVTVPEMLQLPKNK; this is translated from the coding sequence ATGAAGCATCTGTTAATGAACCGGAAACTCTTTATTCTTGCCGGACTGTTCTTTGTTCTGTTCAGCCCTGCGGCTTACCCGGGACCCGCTTCAGCCAGCATACCTGCAATTCAGGAGACATCAGGATATGAACGGCAGCAGGGTGTGGAAAAAGATGACCCGCAGGCCAAGCCGGCAAACGCCTCCACTCAAGCTGCAGCACGGCGGAATAAACGGAATAAAAGCCTGACACTTAACCAGCTGTTGAAGAAATACCCGGAAACGATCCTTACCCAAGGACCACGGAACAGAATGATCGCACTGACCTTTGACGATGTGCCGGATCCGCGGTTTACCCCTCAATTACTGGATGTCCTGCGGAAATATCATGTAAAAGCCACCTTTTTCGTTGTCGGGAGCCGGGCAGAAAAACATCCTGCGCTTATAGCCCGGATCGTTCGGGAGGGGCATGTAATCGGCAACCATTCTTATAACCATCCCGAGTTCGGAAAAATAGGTATGAATGAATTCCGTACCCAGATTATCCGCACGGAAAATATCATTTCGGCCCTGGCCGGGTATAAGCCAAGACTGATACGGCCGCCTTACGGTGATATCAGCGAATCCCAGCTGAAATGGGCCAAAGCCCGCGGGTACAAGCTGGTGAACTGGAATGTAGATTCACTGGACTGGAGGAGCCTGCCCAAAGCCCAGGTCAGGAATAATATTGTAGCGCATGCTGGGAAAGGAGCCATTATACTGCAGCACGGCGGAGGCGGCCGGGGAAGCAATCTGCAGGGCACGATCCAAGCTCTTCCGGAAGTGATTACCATTATGCGTAAAAGAGGGTATACCTTTGTTACTGTTCCTGAAATGCTGCAGCTTCCTAAGAATAAATAG
- a CDS encoding molybdopterin molybdotransferase MoeA, protein MNNRDNMQDHKFQRKAIQVKEAQARVMQYAKVLGIEEVPLSQSCGRYLAEPVNAPHPFPAFNRSGMDGFAIIAADTQECNAENPVWLEVIDNIPCGAVPSADLTPGTAARIMTGAQVPEGADAVVMIEITESRDRDGKTFVLLRKPQLAGSNITPRGFELKEGQLVLPAGRLIAAGDIAVLAAFGIHMVKVHRRPKIAIFATGSELLAVDEPLQPGKVRNSNSPMLEALVREAGGEAVMLGAIADDLELARSKVQMALETHDLVITTGGVSVGDYDIMGDLVREKTGEMLFNKVTMRPGSVTTAAVRGGKLLLALSGNPGACFVGFQLFARPVISLMLGAAQPLLPEWTAFMGADYTKVNNYTRFVRARLEIRDGSIYAYPAGIDESSVMVTIKDSDCLIIVPPEARGLAAGDRVKILKLPGEIVG, encoded by the coding sequence ATGAATAATAGAGATAATATGCAGGATCATAAATTTCAGCGTAAAGCGATACAGGTGAAGGAAGCGCAAGCCCGGGTAATGCAATATGCAAAAGTGCTTGGGATAGAAGAGGTACCGCTTAGCCAAAGCTGCGGACGTTATTTGGCTGAACCGGTCAACGCCCCGCATCCGTTTCCGGCATTTAACCGTTCAGGTATGGATGGATTCGCAATTATCGCCGCAGATACTCAGGAGTGTAATGCAGAGAATCCGGTATGGCTGGAAGTCATAGATAACATTCCATGCGGAGCTGTACCATCAGCAGATCTTACCCCCGGAACCGCTGCACGCATTATGACCGGAGCTCAGGTGCCGGAAGGTGCTGATGCAGTGGTAATGATAGAAATTACAGAAAGCAGAGATAGGGACGGGAAGACCTTCGTCTTACTCCGTAAACCGCAGCTGGCAGGAAGCAACATCACACCGCGCGGCTTTGAATTGAAGGAAGGTCAGCTGGTGCTGCCGGCAGGCCGTTTAATAGCTGCGGGTGATATCGCAGTGCTGGCTGCTTTTGGGATTCACATGGTGAAGGTGCATCGCCGGCCGAAGATAGCGATTTTTGCAACCGGGTCTGAGCTTTTGGCGGTAGATGAACCGCTTCAGCCCGGTAAAGTCCGCAACAGCAATTCACCGATGCTGGAAGCCCTCGTGCGTGAGGCCGGAGGTGAGGCAGTGATGCTTGGAGCGATCGCTGACGACCTGGAGCTGGCCCGCAGTAAGGTGCAGATGGCGCTGGAAACGCATGATCTCGTCATTACAACAGGTGGAGTGTCTGTTGGCGATTATGACATTATGGGCGATCTGGTCCGGGAAAAAACAGGAGAAATGCTCTTTAACAAAGTAACCATGCGCCCGGGAAGCGTCACGACAGCTGCAGTGCGTGGCGGGAAGCTACTGCTGGCACTATCCGGTAATCCGGGGGCTTGTTTTGTCGGATTTCAGCTTTTTGCCCGGCCGGTTATTTCACTGATGCTAGGAGCAGCGCAGCCGCTTTTACCGGAATGGACCGCGTTTATGGGTGCGGATTATACCAAAGTGAACAACTATACCCGGTTTGTACGTGCCCGGCTGGAAATCCGTGACGGCAGCATTTACGCCTATCCCGCGGGAATCGATGAATCGTCAGTCATGGTAACGATTAAAGACAGTGACTGTCTGATCATCGTCCCTCCGGAAGCACGCGGACTGGCGGCAGGGGATCGGGTGAAGATATTGAAATTGCCTGGTGAGATTGTTGGGTAG
- a CDS encoding IS3 family transposase has translation MKDRYVVIDELKHKQTVKELCGYLGVHRSGYYAYLKRKEKDPDQELKRKIKAIYEQRDKTVGYRRIQDELYRQYHLVVNHKKVLRLMQELRIKAIIRRKYVHRTTYEAAVSDGRVAENLLKRNFKADKPNQKWVTDVTQYRVFDEKIYLSAIKDLWNNEIVGYHISRCNDNPLVLETFRKAFETHKDVTGLIVHSDQGCQYTSHAYHDMLPQVGAQISMSRRGNCYDNASIESFFSHLKVEALYPYDIRSIAEAQRRIEEYIRFYNEDRAQRKLNKLTPVEYRNQLVA, from the coding sequence TTGAAGGATAGATATGTTGTCATCGACGAACTGAAGCATAAGCAGACCGTAAAGGAACTCTGTGGATATTTAGGGGTCCACAGAAGCGGTTACTATGCTTATCTGAAGCGCAAGGAAAAGGATCCAGACCAAGAGTTGAAACGTAAGATCAAAGCCATATACGAGCAACGGGACAAGACGGTAGGATACCGTCGGATACAGGATGAGTTATACCGCCAATATCACCTTGTCGTGAATCACAAGAAGGTTTTACGACTCATGCAGGAGCTTCGTATTAAGGCGATTATACGCCGTAAGTACGTCCATAGAACAACCTATGAGGCAGCAGTTTCGGATGGAAGAGTCGCAGAGAATCTACTGAAAAGAAATTTCAAAGCGGATAAACCCAACCAGAAATGGGTAACGGATGTTACACAATATCGGGTATTCGATGAGAAAATTTACTTATCAGCCATCAAGGATTTGTGGAATAACGAGATCGTCGGATACCACATTAGCAGATGTAACGACAATCCACTTGTATTAGAGACGTTTAGAAAGGCCTTTGAAACACATAAAGACGTGACTGGACTGATCGTTCACAGCGACCAGGGATGCCAGTACACGTCCCATGCATACCACGACATGCTGCCACAGGTTGGCGCCCAAATCAGCATGTCACGCCGAGGAAATTGTTATGACAATGCCTCCATCGAGAGCTTCTTCTCTCATCTTAAAGTCGAAGCACTCTATCCTTATGATATACGAAGTATCGCTGAGGCACAAAGAAGAATTGAGGAGTATATACGTTTTTACAATGAAGATAGAGCACAACGAAAACTAAACAAGCTGACTCCTGTTGAGTACAGGAATCAGCTTGTAGCCTAG
- a CDS encoding DUF4178 domain-containing protein, whose amino-acid sequence MSIWKRIGNIFSKPQAPAAPKSMLNLAPGDICEVSLVTYEVTGRTQTSGRNAVVLTLRDGSRIAYLYIEEREQLQYSLYQPIDGRLDNPAEVPATLELDDYTYFLEEEYEGYATVTGQTPYMNGGTQHVWQYQSDEYRLLRVEWQNGRFMLYEGEKVIPADVRVIRAS is encoded by the coding sequence TTGAGCATCTGGAAACGAATCGGAAATATCTTCTCCAAACCCCAGGCACCGGCAGCGCCGAAAAGCATGCTGAATCTAGCACCCGGTGATATCTGTGAGGTTTCGCTGGTAACCTATGAGGTAACCGGACGGACGCAGACAAGCGGCCGCAATGCAGTCGTATTAACCTTACGTGACGGCAGCCGGATTGCTTATCTATATATTGAAGAGCGGGAACAGCTGCAGTATAGTCTCTATCAGCCAATTGACGGGCGGTTGGATAATCCTGCAGAAGTGCCGGCTACACTTGAGTTGGATGACTATACCTATTTTCTTGAAGAAGAATACGAAGGGTATGCGACTGTCACAGGCCAGACCCCTTATATGAATGGCGGAACGCAGCATGTGTGGCAGTATCAATCGGATGAGTACCGGCTGCTGAGGGTAGAGTGGCAGAACGGGCGGTTCATGCTTTATGAAGGGGAAAAGGTCATACCGGCTGATGTGCGGGTCATCCGCGCGTCGTAA
- the mobB gene encoding molybdopterin-guanine dinucleotide biosynthesis protein B, which yields MRRVGRRTRLRGNTASTGQRNSGQRANIQLPAVCQIVGYKNSGKTTLICAVIPLLKQRGYSVAVIKHDAHTYDMDHHGTDTWKQRQAGAAAVAITNNTRTSVIKERSSSLSELIADFSGYDYVIVEGFKQEAYPKIVLLHSDEDRSLLNQVSNIAAIAVWETMEQVAIAENWHDKLFSINDSEGIANLLWEQRSSFQNFNI from the coding sequence ATGAGACGAGTTGGGAGAAGGACAAGACTTCGGGGAAATACCGCTAGTACAGGGCAGCGGAACAGCGGACAGCGGGCAAATATTCAACTGCCGGCAGTTTGCCAGATTGTCGGTTATAAGAACAGCGGTAAAACGACGCTGATTTGTGCTGTGATTCCTTTGCTGAAGCAAAGGGGCTACAGTGTCGCTGTCATCAAACATGATGCCCATACTTATGATATGGATCATCACGGAACAGATACCTGGAAACAGCGTCAGGCTGGTGCGGCAGCGGTTGCTATAACGAATAATACCCGGACTTCTGTGATTAAAGAGCGGAGCTCCAGCTTATCCGAGCTGATTGCTGATTTCTCCGGCTATGATTATGTAATCGTTGAAGGATTCAAGCAGGAAGCGTATCCCAAAATTGTGCTTTTGCATAGCGATGAGGATCGAAGCCTGCTCAACCAGGTGAGCAATATCGCAGCAATCGCTGTCTGGGAGACGATGGAGCAGGTCGCCATCGCAGAAAATTGGCATGATAAGCTCTTTAGCATCAACGATAGTGAAGGAATTGCCAACCTTTTGTGGGAACAACGATCTAGTTTTCAGAATTTCAACATATGA
- the lpdD gene encoding prenylated flavin chaperone LpdD, with protein MSSYEYELDDIELSAVPVGRDLLLLITGGVRHIGAASTAYPDGDTVIATTSAVPHHKEHTISEAIALRAASALNRTVTVVMGIHYDDLSKEGILKVVETVNGKVDQYLAQQF; from the coding sequence TTGTCTTCATATGAATATGAGCTTGACGATATTGAACTGTCTGCAGTACCCGTTGGACGTGACCTGCTGCTGCTGATTACCGGTGGTGTCCGCCATATTGGAGCAGCCAGCACGGCATACCCGGATGGTGATACTGTGATAGCAACGACCTCGGCCGTTCCTCATCACAAAGAGCATACGATCAGCGAGGCTATCGCCCTGAGAGCCGCTTCTGCGCTGAACCGGACGGTCACGGTTGTTATGGGTATTCATTACGACGATTTGAGTAAAGAAGGCATTCTGAAGGTCGTTGAAACGGTAAACGGCAAGGTGGATCAATATTTAGCGCAACAATTTTGA
- a CDS encoding NADH:flavin oxidoreductase/NADH oxidase produces the protein MSDLFSPYELKALVLKNRVVMPPMCQYAVESQDGTPNDWHFVHYVSRAVGGAGFIIVEMSGVHPDGRITNRDTGIWSDEQIGAYRKITDAVHSYGAKIAIQLGHAGRKALDANPPVAPSAIPFDERSKTPLALTSEGIAEMVAAYREGARRAVEAGFDTVEIHGAHGYLIHQFHSPLTNARDDEYGADPILFGEQVVQAVKEVLPPEMPLLMRVSAKEYVEGGYDEAYALEFCRRYKAAGVDIFHVSSGGEGPIGSNGGPNAGPAYQVDLAEYIRSGLQVPVIAVGRLDDFAEAQAVIAEKKAELVAIGRGMLSDPYWTLHAQETLGGIDKENVPGPYERGIWKRK, from the coding sequence ATGTCTGATTTATTTAGTCCATATGAATTAAAGGCGCTGGTCCTGAAAAACCGGGTAGTGATGCCGCCGATGTGCCAGTATGCGGTGGAAAGCCAGGACGGCACGCCGAATGACTGGCATTTCGTGCATTATGTCAGCCGGGCGGTAGGCGGTGCCGGTTTTATTATTGTAGAGATGAGCGGCGTGCATCCGGATGGCCGGATCACCAACAGAGATACCGGGATTTGGAGCGATGAGCAGATCGGGGCCTACCGTAAAATAACAGACGCCGTACATTCCTACGGTGCCAAAATAGCAATCCAGCTTGGCCACGCCGGGCGCAAAGCGCTCGATGCCAATCCGCCTGTAGCTCCATCGGCCATTCCATTCGATGAACGCTCCAAAACTCCGCTGGCCCTTACCAGTGAAGGGATTGCCGAGATGGTCGCCGCATACCGGGAAGGGGCAAGGAGAGCGGTAGAAGCCGGATTTGATACAGTCGAGATTCATGGTGCACACGGATATCTGATCCATCAGTTTCATTCCCCGCTGACGAATGCAAGAGATGATGAATATGGAGCCGATCCTATACTGTTCGGAGAACAGGTCGTCCAGGCTGTCAAAGAAGTGCTGCCGCCCGAAATGCCTTTGCTCATGAGAGTCTCCGCCAAGGAGTATGTGGAAGGCGGGTATGATGAAGCATATGCGCTGGAATTCTGCCGGCGGTATAAGGCTGCCGGTGTAGATATATTCCATGTGTCCTCAGGCGGCGAAGGCCCGATTGGCTCGAACGGGGGCCCTAATGCAGGGCCGGCCTATCAGGTGGATCTGGCAGAGTACATCCGCAGTGGCCTCCAGGTTCCGGTTATTGCCGTGGGACGGCTTGATGACTTCGCAGAAGCACAGGCTGTGATTGCCGAGAAAAAGGCAGAGCTGGTGGCTATTGGCAGAGGAATGCTTAGCGATCCTTACTGGACACTTCATGCTCAGGAAACCCTCGGCGGAATAGACAAAGAAAACGTGCCTGGCCCTTATGAACGCGGAATCTGGAAACGAAAATAG